One Setaria viridis chromosome 5, Setaria_viridis_v4.0, whole genome shotgun sequence genomic region harbors:
- the LOC117855036 gene encoding uncharacterized protein, whose amino-acid sequence MTSVTDPSQPPPARTPSTIHSLGEDLLLDIFLRLPSLAALIRAALTCRAWRRAVASSPAFRRHFRDIHRAPLLGLFFETPSVGQAPAVPAFPSFVPARRSDRDLAAAVRGGDFFLTSLQERPGGPHGWDILDCRGGYILLRNDEEEIMAVLNPLARRSERFFDLAHEDTLQGHRGYPVVCYNACLLCSDEDPLSFRVVLLAHDESRVRATFFSSDTNEWSILPWVNVPASSSRKKFWLLDSSMQSKGFLYWVYKNRKYMITLNTVTMEFSVDELPQLLKNEHCSFVVGETSSGARCIVYAIDFCVGLLLRRTENGIIERWDLQWAARLDTQLDQVLGELISVYDELQVVAVRDGFAYLATSEKSDDTQTPSWFLSFCLQTMELEKLFQRTYDAGVYPYVMTWPPSLVGNYGSFALEDATQNAITGHQM is encoded by the coding sequence TCCGCGCTGCCCTCACCTGCCGCGCGTGGCGCCGCGCGGTggcctcctcccccgccttcCGCCGCCACTTTCGCGACATCCACCGGGCGCCCCTCCTCGGCCTCTTCTTCGAGACCCCCAGCGTCGGCCAAGCCCCTGCCGTCCCTGCCTTCCCCTCCTTCGTCCCTGCCCGCCGTTCCGACAGggatctggccgccgccgtaCGCGGCGGCGACTTCTTCCTCACCTCACTCCAGGAGCGCCCCGGCGGTCCCCACGGCTGGGACATCCTCGACTGCCGCGGCGGATACATCCTCCTCAGGAACGACGAAGAGGAGATAATGGCGGTATTGAATCCCTTGGCACGGCGAAGCGAGCGGTTCTTTGATCTTGCCCATGAGGACACCCTCCAAGGTCACCGCGGCTACCCCGTCGTGTGTTATAATGCCTGCTTGCTCTGCTCCGACGAAGACCCCTTGTCGTTTCGAGTGGTGCTTCTTGCACATGATGAGTCCAGGGTACGGGCTACATTCTTCTCCTCCGACACCAATGAGTGGTCGATTCTGCCGTGGGTCAATGTCCCCGCGAGTTCAAGCCGTAAGAAATTTTGGCTTCTGGATAGCAGCATGCAATCAAAGGGGTTCTTGTACTGGGTTTACAAGAATCGCAAGTATATGATCACACTTAATACAGTCACAATGGAGTTTTCTGTCGATGAGCTTCCTCAGCTCCTGAAGAATGAGCATTGCAGCTTTGTGGTTGGTGAAACAAGTAGTGGTGCACGCTGTATTGTCTATGCTATTGATTTCTGTGTTGGTTTGTTATTGCGCAGAACAGAGAATGGCATCATTGAGAGGTGGGACCTGCAATGGGCTGCCCGTTTAGATACCCAGCTTGATCAGGTCCTCGGCGAACTAATCAGTGTCTATGATGAGCTGCAAGTTGTAGCAGTCAGGGATggctttgcatacttggcaacATCAGAGAAATCAGATGATACCCAGACTCCTAGTTGGTTCTTGTCCTTCTGCTTGCAAACAATGGAATTGGAAAAGCTGTTTCAGAGGACGTATGACGCTGGTGTTTACCCCTATGTTATGACATGGCCTCCTTCTTTAGTTGGTAACTATGGGAGTTTCGCTCTTGAAGATGCTACACAGAATGCAATAACTGGCCATCAGATGTGA
- the LOC117858971 gene encoding probable calcium-binding protein CML14 has protein sequence MQSSRPATEDRVREGSATAAASPAQPATMSTTAAAARTKRSASMPHPPAGGGKARDPSSAPAGGGRARLRDEQLRQLRELFLRFDLDRDGSLTMLELAALLRSLGLRPAAGDEIHALIAAMDADGNGTVEFDELASSLAPLLLGPCRPAVAVDQAQLAEAFRAFDRDGNGFISAAELARSMARMGHPICYDELTDMMREADTDGDGVISFQEFTAIMAKSAVDFLGLAAL, from the coding sequence ATGCAGAGCTCCCGCCCCGCCACCGAAGACCGCGTCCGAGAAGGCAGCGCGACCGCAGCAGCGTCCCCCGCCCAGCCCGCGACCATGtccacgacggccgccgccgcccgcaccaaGCGCTCGGCGTCCATGCCCCAcccccccgccggcggcggcaaggccagggacccctcctcggccccggcgggcggcgggcgcgcgcggctcCGCGACGAGcagctccgccagctccgggAGCTCTTCCTCCGCTTCGACCTCGACCGCGACGGGAGCCTCACGATGCTGGAGCTTGCGGCGCTGCTCCGCTCCCTGGGCctccgcccggccgccggcgacgagatCCACGCGCTCATCGCCGCCATGGACGCCGACGGCAACGGCACCGTGGAGTTTGACGAGCTGGCGTCctccctcgcgccgctgctcctgGGACCTTGCCGCCCCGCCGTGGCCGTCGACCAGGCGCAGCTCGCCGAGGCCTTCCGCGCCTTCGACCGCGACGGGAACGGCTTCATctccgccgccgagctcgcgcGCTCCATGGCGCGGATGGGGCACCCCATCTGCTACGACGAGCTCACCGACATGATGCGCGAGGCCGacaccgacggcgacggcgtcatCAGCTTCCAGGAGTTCACCGCCATCATGGCCAAGTCCGCCGTCGActtcctcggcctcgccgccttgTGA